A region of Pseudarthrobacter sp. NIBRBAC000502770 DNA encodes the following proteins:
- a CDS encoding CdaR family transcriptional regulator, translating to MAAVTVDDILSDLPLGFASLILRPAPSAPAIERFLIVDADDESVQAAGAFVLLIGVRGRSALPALRRLLKDPPPVVAVKGNREGLSEAEELLQAAGSGLLLVDPAADWDRLLSIAKDRIQPRSYESEVLTLLEEDLFAIAQTTARLTSSHVLIEDAANKVLAYSTVTNDIDELRKASILSRRGPRKYELLLKDLGAYRELHRTRQPVRVPARPQDGLRERVAIALFAGERIMGYIWLQETGEGFGPDVEYVLTGAAARVSAELIRYRNQQSVHMREDRVARILSGPAEAAASAHSGKIPSERPAALLLVGMSDADSRADDAALKHGELANLASIHAAAYKASAVVGQFNGDTAIILPDLQSGTAEAGLRALAEAVVKDARKHLGIIPFAAVGPLAPDLLSIHGVTGITEALLACVRNATPGTVATVDDFEAEILYREAVRNFHGSPFRHRSMAALLQEDTELAATLQAYFDACFDVSECAKHMNLHKNTVYYRVAKAARVTGLDFGNPRDSLVALLHLQEWAASTDNSGRK from the coding sequence ATGGCCGCGGTTACGGTGGACGACATCCTCTCGGATCTTCCCCTTGGCTTCGCCAGCCTCATCCTCCGCCCCGCCCCCTCGGCGCCGGCCATCGAACGGTTCCTGATTGTCGACGCCGACGACGAGTCCGTCCAGGCTGCCGGCGCGTTTGTCCTGCTCATCGGTGTCCGCGGCCGCTCCGCCCTGCCGGCGCTCCGGCGGCTCCTGAAAGACCCGCCCCCGGTAGTAGCCGTCAAAGGCAACCGCGAAGGCCTCTCCGAAGCGGAAGAACTCCTGCAGGCAGCGGGCTCGGGCCTCCTGCTGGTTGATCCGGCCGCCGACTGGGACCGCCTGCTGTCCATCGCAAAAGACCGGATCCAGCCGCGCAGCTACGAGAGCGAAGTCCTCACCCTGCTCGAGGAAGACCTGTTCGCCATCGCCCAGACCACGGCCAGGCTCACCTCCAGCCACGTGCTGATCGAGGACGCGGCCAACAAGGTCCTGGCGTACTCCACGGTCACCAACGACATCGATGAGCTCCGCAAAGCGTCCATCCTGTCCCGCCGCGGCCCGCGGAAGTACGAGCTGCTGCTCAAGGACCTGGGCGCGTACCGCGAACTCCACCGCACCCGGCAGCCGGTCCGCGTGCCTGCCCGGCCCCAGGACGGGCTGCGTGAACGGGTGGCCATCGCGCTCTTCGCCGGGGAGCGGATCATGGGCTACATCTGGCTCCAGGAGACCGGAGAAGGCTTCGGCCCGGACGTGGAGTACGTCCTCACCGGAGCCGCAGCCAGGGTTTCCGCCGAACTGATCCGATACCGCAACCAGCAGTCCGTCCACATGCGGGAGGACCGGGTGGCACGGATCCTGTCAGGTCCCGCCGAGGCCGCCGCCAGCGCCCACAGCGGAAAGATCCCCTCGGAGCGTCCCGCGGCGCTTCTCCTGGTCGGCATGTCCGACGCCGACTCCCGGGCTGACGACGCCGCGCTCAAGCACGGAGAACTGGCCAACCTGGCCTCCATTCACGCCGCTGCATACAAGGCGTCCGCCGTCGTGGGCCAGTTCAACGGTGACACGGCCATCATCCTGCCGGACCTCCAGTCCGGCACGGCGGAGGCGGGGCTGAGGGCACTTGCCGAAGCGGTGGTCAAGGATGCCCGCAAACACCTCGGCATCATTCCCTTCGCCGCCGTCGGACCGCTGGCGCCGGACCTGCTGTCCATCCACGGGGTCACCGGCATCACTGAAGCGCTGCTGGCCTGCGTGCGGAACGCCACGCCGGGCACGGTGGCCACCGTTGATGATTTCGAGGCGGAAATCCTGTACCGCGAGGCGGTCCGGAACTTCCACGGCTCACCCTTCCGGCACCGCAGCATGGCGGCGTTGCTCCAGGAGGATACCGAACTCGCAGCAACCCTGCAGGCCTATTTCGACGCCTGCTTCGACGTCTCCGAATGCGCCAAACACATGAACCTGCACAAAAACACCGTCTACTACCGCGTTGCCAAGGCGGCCCGGGTGACCGGCCTGGATTTCGGCAACCCGCGCGACTCACTGGTGGCCCTGCTCCATCTCCAGGAGTGGGCCGCCTCCACCGACAATTCAGGCAGGAAATGA
- a CDS encoding DUF4232 domain-containing protein has protein sequence MRSQKISQGFALTTAAAAAALLLTACGPSQPQSQTTTTPATGQASQSPTASASTPPPSSPAPATSTPASPVPATSAAGGPGLCKAAGLTAATDASGGGAAGSVYMKLNLTNKGSDPCILRGYPGVSLVAEATGAPIGSPAARDDSAGVVDVLLAPGQTGTAVLRYTQARNYQGCAAVDAAGYRIYPPEDTDSLFIPEPTTACSNADITLLSIGAFQPA, from the coding sequence ATGAGGTCTCAGAAAATTTCCCAGGGGTTTGCCTTGACGACGGCGGCCGCGGCTGCGGCGCTGCTGCTCACCGCATGCGGGCCAAGCCAGCCACAGTCCCAGACGACGACTACGCCCGCCACCGGGCAGGCCAGCCAGTCCCCCACGGCATCGGCGTCCACGCCGCCTCCGTCGTCCCCGGCACCGGCAACGTCGACGCCCGCTTCACCCGTCCCAGCCACATCCGCTGCCGGCGGGCCCGGGCTATGCAAGGCGGCCGGACTTACCGCCGCGACCGACGCATCCGGCGGCGGCGCCGCCGGCAGTGTCTACATGAAGCTCAACCTCACCAACAAGGGCTCCGACCCCTGCATCCTTCGCGGCTACCCCGGCGTCTCCCTCGTGGCGGAAGCCACCGGCGCCCCCATCGGTTCACCTGCGGCCCGGGACGACTCCGCCGGCGTCGTTGACGTCCTCCTGGCCCCCGGGCAGACCGGCACCGCAGTCCTCCGGTACACACAGGCCCGCAACTACCAGGGCTGCGCAGCCGTCGACGCCGCCGGGTACAGGATCTATCCGCCGGAGGACACCGACTCCCTGTTCATCCCGGAGCCCACCACGGCCTGCAGCAACGCGGACATCACCCTGCTGAGTATCGGAGCATTCCAGCCCGCCTGA
- a CDS encoding NADPH-dependent F420 reductase, with amino-acid sequence MTDITIIGTGNMARGLAARAIAGGNSVQILAHGDKAKADALAAEFTGQVSTGVLGDAVTGSIVIPAVYFDAAKDIVARYGDSLDGKVYVDITNPVDFSTFEGLSVPAGSSAAEELQKATGAKVVKAFNTTFAATLGEGQVAGQKLDVLVAGDDEAAVAAVAAFASAADLTPIVVGPLRRARQLEQTGFLNILLSANEQLPQFQWNSALSFVPAA; translated from the coding sequence ATGACTGACATCACCATCATCGGCACCGGCAATATGGCCCGCGGACTTGCAGCCCGCGCCATCGCCGGAGGCAACAGTGTCCAGATCCTGGCCCACGGGGACAAGGCCAAGGCCGACGCCTTGGCCGCGGAATTCACCGGCCAGGTAAGCACCGGCGTGCTGGGCGACGCCGTCACCGGTTCCATCGTCATCCCGGCCGTGTACTTCGACGCCGCCAAGGACATCGTGGCCCGCTACGGCGACAGTCTCGACGGCAAGGTCTACGTCGACATCACCAACCCCGTGGACTTCTCCACCTTTGAAGGCCTCTCCGTTCCGGCCGGCAGCTCCGCCGCCGAGGAACTGCAGAAGGCCACCGGAGCGAAAGTTGTGAAGGCTTTCAACACCACTTTTGCCGCCACCCTGGGCGAGGGCCAAGTTGCCGGCCAGAAGTTGGACGTCCTGGTGGCCGGAGATGATGAGGCAGCAGTCGCCGCCGTCGCCGCTTTCGCTTCCGCCGCCGACCTGACCCCCATTGTGGTGGGGCCACTCCGCCGCGCACGGCAGCTGGAACAGACCGGTTTCCTGAACATCCTGCTCTCAGCCAATGAGCAGCTGCCCCAGTTCCAGTGGAACTCGGCCCTGAGTTTCGTTCCCGCGGCGTAG
- a CDS encoding TetR family transcriptional regulator, which translates to MARDTDGGAAVDGETTRAAGRPATIDADSVARIAMDLFARQGYGKTSMADIAQAAGIGRKSLYRYFATKADLVWGGMEPALQASLRALGTGTTAAGSPARPGPPISVLADAVAAGAAALPHPDLARARLRLIAEHPELLSHSHEALGAQRREALAYLSAAGVPQGTAGYVSAAFIAATFQAWLDWAAGTDADPAPYLRAAAEVLRIPAT; encoded by the coding sequence ATGGCACGCGATACGGATGGAGGCGCAGCAGTGGACGGTGAAACCACGCGCGCGGCGGGCAGGCCGGCGACCATCGACGCCGACTCCGTGGCACGCATCGCAATGGACCTGTTTGCCCGCCAGGGATACGGCAAGACCTCCATGGCGGACATCGCCCAGGCCGCGGGAATAGGGAGGAAGAGCCTTTACCGCTACTTCGCCACCAAGGCGGACCTGGTGTGGGGCGGCATGGAACCGGCCCTCCAGGCATCCTTGCGTGCCCTGGGCACCGGAACCACTGCCGCCGGCAGTCCTGCCCGGCCCGGGCCGCCGATCAGCGTCCTCGCCGATGCGGTGGCTGCCGGGGCGGCCGCACTGCCTCATCCGGATCTGGCCCGGGCGCGCCTCCGGCTCATCGCAGAGCACCCGGAACTGCTCAGCCACAGCCATGAGGCGCTGGGGGCGCAGCGCCGGGAGGCTCTGGCCTACCTCTCGGCGGCCGGGGTGCCGCAAGGAACCGCGGGATATGTGAGCGCCGCCTTCATCGCCGCCACTTTCCAGGCCTGGCTGGATTGGGCCGCCGGAACCGACGCCGACCCGGCCCCCTACCTGCGGGCAGCGGCAGAAGTCCTCCGGATCCCAGCCACCTGA
- a CDS encoding FAD-dependent oxidoreductase, with product MTSIWLDRRAPFAADPFEPHSRYDTVVAGAGLTGLVTALLLARSGQSVLVLEARHPGAVTTGNSTAKVSLLQGTFLSRLARQYSRKQVQAYVDGNREGQAWLLRYLEEQNVPFQRRTAYTYAASAQGTEKLREELSAAGTAGLDMDYVRDAGLPFPVHGAVRLRGQAQINPMDVLDALVADIRSRGGRIVGGVRLRDVTGDAPSIVRTNRGSVRADKVVLATGIPVLDRGLYFAKLKPARSYAAALELQEEQAPPPGMYISVEEPTHSLRDYEVDGRNLLLVGGHGHHVGRTDSEKAHLAGLLSWADKHYPGAVATHMWSAQDYHPTNLMPFFGKLPRGKGRIYFGTGYNKWGMTNAVAAALGISADILGGKMPWADTIHHRITAPAGAFSAVTLNAGVAARLASDWGKLAAEGRRFDGFKRGKDRPPAPGAGTTPVAAAPAPVPGEHAAATAPAEGHGSVYRDGHRPVAVSTVGGNTCRLSAVCTHLGGILHWNDNEQTWDCPLHGSRFTNEGKLLEGPATKDLPQAGPA from the coding sequence ATGACGTCGATTTGGCTGGACCGCAGGGCTCCCTTCGCCGCAGATCCGTTCGAACCGCATTCCAGGTACGACACGGTGGTGGCGGGTGCAGGGCTCACCGGATTGGTCACCGCCCTGCTGCTGGCCCGGTCCGGGCAAAGCGTGCTGGTACTCGAGGCCCGCCACCCGGGAGCCGTCACCACCGGCAATTCCACCGCCAAGGTCTCCCTGCTGCAGGGCACGTTCCTGTCCCGGCTCGCCCGCCAGTATTCGCGGAAACAGGTGCAGGCATACGTGGACGGGAACCGGGAGGGACAGGCGTGGCTGTTGCGCTACCTCGAGGAACAAAACGTGCCCTTCCAGCGCCGCACCGCCTACACATACGCTGCGTCGGCCCAAGGCACTGAGAAACTGAGGGAAGAGCTCAGCGCCGCCGGCACTGCCGGGCTGGACATGGACTATGTTCGCGACGCCGGCCTTCCGTTTCCCGTCCACGGCGCCGTGCGCCTGCGCGGCCAGGCCCAGATCAACCCGATGGATGTCCTCGATGCCCTGGTGGCGGACATCCGGAGCCGGGGCGGCCGCATCGTGGGCGGAGTCCGGCTTCGCGACGTGACCGGTGACGCGCCCTCCATTGTCCGGACCAACCGGGGCAGCGTCAGGGCGGACAAAGTAGTGCTGGCCACCGGCATCCCGGTCCTGGACCGCGGCCTGTACTTCGCCAAGCTGAAGCCCGCCCGTTCCTACGCGGCCGCGCTTGAACTCCAGGAGGAGCAAGCACCTCCGCCGGGAATGTACATCTCCGTCGAAGAACCCACCCATTCGCTGCGGGACTATGAGGTGGACGGGCGGAACCTGCTGCTGGTGGGCGGGCACGGGCACCACGTGGGCAGGACCGATTCCGAGAAGGCGCACCTGGCCGGCCTGCTGTCCTGGGCGGACAAGCACTATCCCGGTGCTGTTGCCACCCACATGTGGTCCGCGCAGGACTACCACCCCACCAACCTCATGCCATTCTTTGGCAAGCTTCCCCGGGGTAAGGGCCGGATCTACTTTGGCACCGGTTACAACAAATGGGGAATGACCAACGCGGTGGCCGCCGCCCTGGGGATCTCGGCGGACATCCTCGGCGGAAAGATGCCCTGGGCTGACACCATCCACCACCGCATCACGGCACCAGCCGGCGCGTTTTCCGCCGTCACGCTGAACGCCGGGGTGGCGGCCAGGCTGGCCTCGGACTGGGGGAAGCTGGCGGCGGAGGGCCGGAGGTTTGACGGGTTCAAACGTGGCAAGGACCGGCCTCCTGCTCCGGGCGCGGGCACTACTCCTGTCGCTGCGGCCCCGGCACCCGTCCCTGGCGAACACGCGGCTGCCACAGCCCCGGCCGAAGGCCATGGCAGCGTTTACCGCGACGGCCACCGGCCGGTGGCAGTATCCACCGTTGGCGGAAACACCTGCAGGTTGTCCGCGGTCTGCACCCATTTGGGCGGCATTTTGCATTGGAACGACAACGAACAGACGTGGGACTGTCCCCTGCACGGCTCGCGCTTCACCAACGAAGGCAAGCTGCTTGAGGGCCCTGCCACCAAGGACCTGCCCCAGGCCGGGCCTGCGTGA
- a CDS encoding SDR family NAD(P)-dependent oxidoreductase, whose product MATDASWQESVTPGRFAGKTVIVTGAGSGIGQATALRVAREGGRVVAADISQERLDGLVAHNADLDLVPVAGDISTEETVAAVVGAAGGKVDALANVAGIMDNFAPIHDVDDDTWDRVFRINVTALMRLTRAVLPLMLEAGTGSVVNVASEAGLRGSAAGAAYTASKHAVVGLTKNSAVMYGPKGLRFNAVAPGATITNIVANWGSQLAVERLGPLMQANIPAPATAAQLAASITFLLSDDGTNINGAVLASDGGWSAL is encoded by the coding sequence ATGGCCACCGACGCATCTTGGCAGGAATCCGTCACCCCGGGCCGGTTCGCCGGCAAGACCGTCATTGTCACCGGGGCTGGCTCAGGCATCGGACAGGCCACGGCACTGCGCGTGGCGCGCGAAGGTGGACGGGTGGTGGCGGCCGACATCAGCCAGGAGCGGCTGGATGGGCTGGTGGCGCACAACGCCGACCTTGACCTGGTTCCGGTGGCGGGGGACATCTCGACGGAAGAAACAGTGGCTGCCGTCGTCGGGGCCGCCGGGGGCAAGGTAGACGCACTGGCCAACGTTGCCGGCATCATGGACAACTTCGCCCCGATCCACGACGTGGATGACGACACCTGGGACCGGGTCTTCCGCATCAACGTCACTGCGTTGATGAGGCTGACACGCGCAGTGCTGCCGTTGATGCTGGAAGCCGGCACGGGCTCCGTGGTCAACGTGGCCTCCGAAGCAGGGCTGCGGGGTTCGGCGGCCGGTGCCGCCTACACCGCGTCCAAGCATGCGGTGGTGGGCCTCACGAAAAATTCAGCCGTCATGTACGGGCCAAAGGGGTTGCGCTTCAACGCGGTGGCCCCCGGCGCCACCATCACGAACATCGTGGCCAACTGGGGATCGCAGCTGGCTGTCGAACGCCTTGGCCCGCTGATGCAGGCCAACATACCGGCGCCGGCCACCGCCGCCCAGCTCGCCGCGTCCATCACCTTCCTGCTCAGCGATGACGGCACCAACATCAATGGCGCCGTCCTTGCTTCCGACGGCGGCTGGTCGGCACTGTAG
- a CDS encoding amino acid permease yields MPNNPNDEVEFDHLIDGGHAHASETSLHAEDKGYHKNLKPRQIQMIAIGGAIGTGLFLGAGGRLNAAGPSLVIAYAVCGFFAFLILRALGELVLHRPSSGSFVSYAREFFGEKAAFVSGWFYWINWATTTIVDITAAALYMHFFGNYIPWMADVPQWAWALTALLVVLALNLVSVKVFGEMEFWFALIKVAALVAFLIIGTYFVIFGTPVDGQQVGISLLSDNGGIFPNGLLPMIILMQGVLFAYASIELVGTAAGETENPEKIMPKAINSVVFRIAVFYVGSVILLALLLPFTSYQKGVSPFVTFFGSIGVQGVDVIMNLVVLTAALSSLNAGLYSTGRILRSMSVNGSAPKFASRMNKAGVPYGGIAITATVSLLGVPLNYLVPAEAFEIVLNIASVGIIMTWATIVLCQIQLKRWADKGWVTRPTFRMFGAPYTGYLSLLFLIGVLAMVFIDSPLTMLVTAIASILMVAGWYACRHRIRHIAETRDGYTGKAPVIANRTPIS; encoded by the coding sequence ATGCCCAACAACCCCAATGACGAGGTTGAGTTCGACCACCTGATTGATGGTGGTCACGCGCATGCGTCCGAGACCTCCCTGCACGCGGAGGACAAGGGTTACCACAAGAACCTCAAGCCCCGGCAGATCCAGATGATCGCGATCGGCGGTGCGATCGGTACCGGCCTGTTCCTGGGCGCCGGCGGCCGGCTCAACGCGGCCGGCCCGTCCCTGGTCATCGCCTACGCGGTGTGCGGGTTCTTCGCGTTCCTGATCCTGCGCGCCCTGGGCGAACTGGTCCTGCACCGGCCCTCATCGGGCTCGTTCGTTTCCTACGCCCGCGAATTCTTCGGCGAAAAAGCCGCGTTCGTCTCCGGCTGGTTCTACTGGATCAACTGGGCCACCACCACCATCGTGGACATCACCGCCGCCGCCCTCTACATGCACTTCTTCGGCAACTACATCCCCTGGATGGCCGACGTCCCGCAGTGGGCCTGGGCCCTGACCGCCCTCCTCGTCGTCCTGGCCCTGAACCTGGTCTCGGTGAAAGTCTTCGGCGAAATGGAATTCTGGTTCGCCCTCATCAAAGTCGCCGCCCTCGTCGCGTTCCTGATCATCGGCACCTACTTCGTCATCTTCGGCACCCCCGTCGACGGCCAGCAGGTCGGCATCAGCCTCCTGTCCGACAACGGCGGAATCTTCCCCAACGGCCTGCTCCCCATGATCATCCTCATGCAGGGCGTCCTCTTCGCCTACGCCTCCATCGAACTCGTCGGCACCGCCGCCGGCGAAACCGAAAACCCCGAAAAAATCATGCCCAAGGCCATCAACTCCGTGGTCTTCCGCATCGCCGTGTTCTACGTCGGCTCCGTGATCCTCCTGGCCCTGCTGCTGCCCTTCACCTCCTACCAAAAAGGCGTCAGCCCCTTCGTGACGTTCTTCGGCTCCATCGGCGTCCAGGGCGTGGACGTCATCATGAACCTCGTCGTCCTCACCGCCGCCCTGTCCTCCCTGAACGCCGGACTCTACTCCACCGGCCGGATCCTGCGCTCCATGTCCGTCAACGGCTCCGCCCCCAAATTCGCCTCCCGCATGAACAAAGCAGGCGTCCCCTACGGCGGCATCGCCATCACCGCCACCGTCTCCCTCCTCGGCGTCCCCCTGAACTACCTCGTCCCCGCCGAAGCCTTCGAAATCGTCCTCAACATCGCCTCCGTCGGCATCATCATGACCTGGGCCACCATCGTCCTGTGCCAAATCCAGCTCAAACGCTGGGCCGACAAAGGCTGGGTCACCCGCCCCACCTTCCGCATGTTCGGCGCCCCCTACACCGGCTACCTCTCCCTGCTCTTCCTCATCGGCGTCCTGGCCATGGTCTTCATCGACTCACCCCTGACCATGCTCGTCACCGCCATCGCCTCCATCCTCATGGTCGCCGGCTGGTACGCCTGCCGCCACCGCATCCGCCACATCGCCGAAACCCGCGACGGCTACACCGGGAAAGCACCCGTGATCGCCAACCGGACGCCCATTTCCTGA
- a CDS encoding glutaminase, giving the protein MSTTLSAPPLDILLEEIVREHRPRKETGAVPGNIPVLATVPFNRFGIAVATTSGKVFSSGDADVPFSIQSISKVFTLAMALQRGRSGLLWSRVLREPSGTAFNSLVQLEAEHGIPRNPFINAGALVVTDHLMEETPDAAAHLLQFLTRQAGTGGQTGQEGGPAPFIDEAAAAGELAGSSRNLALAHFLKDFGNLTQPAAAVVENYVRQCSIMMTCVQLAKAGLFLASDGQGAPGAVLSPSEAKRIGSIMLTCGMYDAAGEFAYRVGLPGKSGVGGGILVIVPGKCVICVWSPRLDAKGNSLAGTAALADLSDRTGWSVF; this is encoded by the coding sequence ATGAGCACCACACTCAGCGCACCGCCCCTGGACATCCTCCTCGAGGAGATCGTCCGGGAACACCGGCCCCGAAAGGAAACCGGTGCCGTACCCGGCAACATCCCGGTCCTGGCGACCGTCCCCTTCAACCGTTTTGGCATCGCCGTTGCCACCACCTCCGGCAAGGTCTTCAGCTCCGGCGACGCGGACGTCCCGTTCTCCATCCAGAGCATCTCCAAGGTGTTCACCCTGGCCATGGCGCTGCAGCGCGGCCGGTCCGGCCTGCTGTGGTCACGGGTGCTGCGCGAACCATCCGGAACAGCTTTCAACTCGCTGGTCCAGCTCGAAGCCGAGCACGGTATTCCGCGTAATCCCTTCATCAACGCCGGCGCCCTGGTGGTCACGGACCACCTGATGGAAGAGACGCCCGACGCCGCCGCGCACCTCCTGCAGTTCCTCACCCGGCAGGCGGGTACCGGAGGACAAACAGGCCAGGAGGGAGGGCCGGCGCCGTTCATCGACGAGGCCGCTGCTGCCGGTGAACTCGCCGGCAGCAGCCGCAACCTGGCCCTGGCGCACTTCCTCAAGGACTTCGGCAACCTCACCCAGCCGGCGGCGGCAGTGGTGGAGAACTACGTCCGCCAGTGCTCCATCATGATGACGTGCGTCCAGCTGGCCAAGGCAGGCCTGTTCCTTGCCAGCGACGGCCAGGGAGCCCCCGGAGCCGTGTTGTCCCCGAGCGAGGCCAAGCGGATCGGCTCCATCATGCTGACCTGCGGCATGTATGACGCCGCCGGCGAATTCGCGTACCGGGTGGGCCTGCCCGGCAAAAGCGGAGTAGGCGGCGGGATCCTGGTGATCGTCCCGGGCAAGTGCGTTATCTGCGTCTGGAGCCCGCGCCTGGACGCCAAAGGCAACTCCCTCGCCGGCACCGCCGCCCTGGCCGACCTCTCCGACCGCACCGGCTGGTCAGTCTTCTAA
- a CDS encoding thiamine pyrophosphate-dependent enzyme: MTPEPQPTLTTSRPQPAAVVHHQERVAPALKSAGHVIVDSLVAHGVERTYVVPGESFLDVLDGLHQSSIETVVCRHEGGAAYMAEADGKMQQRPGVAMVTRGPGAANAHVGLHTAWQDSTPMLLFVGLIPFAHRDREAFQEFDIKSWFDTGAKRVMVLDHPERASEIVAEAMFSAMSGRPGPVVVGLPEDVIRQQVSPELHPAIPVAAGGLSSTDSAALKAALAESSKPLFVTGGNDWTQEAATQLTSWLERHHIPAAAEWRTQGTVSFDSPSYVGPIGYGRPRPTYDLLEETDLLVFVGTVPGDVITDGFVCRQDWSKKNFLVTADPSLRGRSGPVSRQILAKPDAFVRDLECIDLPVKEEWKAWTARMRGEQESFAALPSASPAPGKARMDTLMANLVPRLPGDAMVTFGAGEHTNWAHRYFPTRRYASMISARNGSMGYSVPSAIAASLAQPGRRVVTIAGDGEFLMNGQELATAAQYGATPLMVVMDNQEYGTIRTHQERHYPQRVSGTQLKNPDFALMARAFGGFGITVTEDRDVPAALDAALAAIDGDGVFALIHLIVEQRVKAY; encoded by the coding sequence ATGACACCAGAGCCGCAGCCCACCCTGACCACCTCCCGTCCCCAGCCCGCCGCCGTCGTCCACCACCAGGAACGTGTGGCGCCCGCCCTCAAATCCGCCGGACACGTCATCGTCGATTCGCTGGTGGCCCACGGCGTGGAACGCACCTACGTGGTTCCCGGCGAGAGCTTCCTCGACGTGCTGGACGGCCTGCACCAGTCCAGCATTGAAACCGTCGTCTGCCGGCATGAAGGCGGGGCCGCCTACATGGCGGAGGCGGACGGCAAGATGCAGCAACGCCCGGGTGTCGCGATGGTCACCCGGGGACCGGGCGCCGCGAATGCGCATGTGGGCCTGCACACCGCCTGGCAGGACTCCACACCCATGCTGCTCTTCGTGGGCCTGATCCCGTTTGCCCACCGGGACCGCGAAGCGTTCCAGGAATTCGACATCAAGTCCTGGTTCGATACCGGCGCCAAGCGCGTCATGGTTCTGGACCATCCGGAGCGGGCCTCCGAAATCGTGGCCGAAGCCATGTTTTCGGCGATGAGCGGACGGCCTGGGCCCGTGGTTGTTGGCCTGCCCGAGGACGTGATCCGCCAGCAGGTCAGCCCGGAACTCCACCCCGCGATACCCGTAGCCGCAGGGGGATTGAGCAGCACGGACTCCGCGGCGCTGAAGGCTGCCCTGGCCGAATCCAGCAAGCCGCTCTTCGTCACCGGCGGCAACGACTGGACGCAGGAGGCGGCCACGCAGCTCACTTCCTGGCTGGAGCGCCATCACATCCCGGCCGCCGCGGAGTGGCGCACCCAAGGCACGGTGTCCTTTGATTCGCCGTCCTACGTGGGGCCCATCGGGTACGGCCGGCCCAGGCCCACATATGACCTCCTGGAGGAGACAGACCTCCTGGTGTTCGTGGGCACGGTGCCCGGAGATGTGATCACTGACGGATTCGTGTGCCGCCAGGACTGGAGCAAGAAGAACTTCCTGGTGACAGCGGACCCTTCGCTGCGGGGGCGGTCCGGACCCGTGTCACGGCAGATCCTGGCCAAACCGGACGCGTTCGTCCGGGACCTGGAGTGCATCGACCTGCCGGTCAAGGAGGAGTGGAAGGCCTGGACGGCGAGGATGCGGGGAGAGCAGGAAAGCTTCGCGGCGCTCCCTTCTGCGTCCCCGGCGCCGGGCAAGGCGAGGATGGACACCCTGATGGCCAACCTTGTGCCCCGACTTCCCGGGGATGCGATGGTGACGTTCGGGGCCGGGGAACACACCAACTGGGCCCACCGGTATTTCCCAACCCGCCGCTACGCGTCCATGATCAGCGCCCGCAACGGCTCCATGGGGTACTCGGTGCCGTCCGCGATCGCCGCGTCGCTGGCCCAGCCAGGACGGCGGGTGGTGACCATCGCGGGGGACGGCGAGTTCCTCATGAATGGGCAGGAGCTGGCCACCGCCGCCCAGTACGGCGCCACGCCCCTGATGGTGGTCATGGACAACCAGGAGTACGGCACCATCCGCACGCACCAGGAACGGCACTACCCGCAGCGCGTGTCCGGCACGCAGTTGAAGAACCCCGATTTTGCGCTGATGGCCAGGGCTTTCGGAGGGTTTGGCATCACCGTAACCGAGGACCGGGACGTGCCGGCCGCCTTGGATGCCGCGTTGGCGGCCATCGACGGCGACGGGGTGTTTGCCCTGATCCACCTCATCGTGGAGCAGCGCGTCAAGGCGTACTAG